TCGCCATGGGGAGGGTGGACGTGCTCACGCGACGTGGGTTCCTTCCTGGATGGGGGCCAGCGACTGGGTGCGGCCCAGGCTGGCGATCAGCTCGGCCCGGAAGTCCGGGCCCGGCGGGCGATCGGTGTCCCGCGGGTGCTCGACACGGTGCTCGGAGACGACGCCCTCGCGGCCGAGGACGACGATCCGGTCGCCGAGCCGGATCGCCTCGTCGACGTCGTGGGTGACGAAGACGACGGTGCAGCGCGAGGCCTGCCAGGCGTCGATGAGCAGGCGCTGCATGGAGGCGCGGGTCTGGGCGTCGAGCGCGCCGAACGGCTCGTCCATGCAGATCACGCTGGGCTCGGTGGCCAGGGCGCGGGCCAGCTGGACCCGCTGGCGCATGCCGCCGGAGAGCTGGCCGGGCAGGCGGTCGGCGTACCTGCCGAGGCCGACACGCTCCAGCCAGTCGGTGGCACGACGGCCGCGCTCGGCGCGGGAGACCCCCTGGAGGGCGAGGCCGAGCTCGACGTTGCGACGCGCGCTTCGCCACGGCAGCAGCGCGTCCTCCTGGAAGACCAGGGTGCGCTCGGCGGCGGTGCCGCGGACCGGCCGGCCGCCGGCGAGCAGCTCCCCGGACAGGGGGCGGACCAGGCCGACCACGGCGCGCAGCAGGGTGGACTTGCCGCAGCCGGAGTGGCCGAGCACGACGAGGATCTCGCCGGGGGCGACCTCGAGGTCGACGCCCTCGAGGATCGCCTCGCCGGCGTAGCCGAGGGACAGGTCACGGGCCTGGACCGCGGGCACGGCGGTGGGTACGGCGCTCACAGGGACTCCTTCTGCGCGGACGAGAGCCACCGGGTCATCCGGCGGCCGACCAGCTCGACGACGCCCGAGGTCGCCCAGCCGATGGCACCGATCGAGAGCATCCCGACCAGGACGTGCGGGTAGTCGACGATCGTGTAGGCCTGCCAGGTCCGGTAGCCGAGACCGAAGTCGCCGGAGATCATCTCCGCCGAGATCACACAGATCCACGCGACACCCATGCCGACCGACAGGCCGCCGAAGACGCCGGGCACGATCCCGGGCAGCACGACGTTGCGCAGCACCTGGAGCCGCGAGGCACCCATCGTGAGCAGCGCGTCCTCCCACACCGTCGGCAGGGCGCGCACGGCGTGCCGGGTGCTGACCAGGATCGGGAAGAAGGCCGCGGTGGCGGTGATGAACACGATCCCCTGCTCGTTGGTGGGGAACAGCAGGATCGCCACCGGCACCAGCGCGATCGCAGGGATCGGACGGGCGATCTCCAGCAACGGTTGGAGCAGGTCGGCGAGCAGCCCCGAACGGGCCAGCAGCACGCCGAGCCCGATGCCGAGCACCGACGCGATCGCGAACCCGCTGAGGATCCGGACCACGCTCTGGAGCAGGTCCTGGTAGTACAGCGACGTCCCGAGCTGCACGCGGAAGGCGTCGAACACCTCAACCGGGCCCGGGATCCGGTTGAAGCGCAGCCACAGCACCACGTCGCGCTCGGTCAGCAGCTCCCACACCAGGACGGCGGCGGTGACCGACGCGAGCCGCAGGCCCCAGCGCCGGGCCCGGCGAGCAGCCTCGCCGGGCCGGCGCCCCCGCCGCGGGGTCGTGACGGGCACGAGCTGCGCGGGTGCGTGCGCAGTCGCGGCGGGAGTCTCGAGCTGAGTGGTCACCTCACGGCTCCGAGCGCCTGGTCGAAGGTGAGCTGCTTCGTGCCCGGGTGCGCCTTCGCGTACTCGTCACGCGACTCGACGGTCGCGAAGGGCAGCAGCTTCTCGCCGTCGCTCAGCCAGGTCATCCGGTCGGCGAACCATCGGGTGCCGGTCACCGCGTCGGGCACGTACGACGCGCGCACGGTGCCGCCCTCGGCCCGCACCGCGGCCACGTTGCGCAGCAGGCAGGCCGGGTCGGCCACCGGGCGCGGCTCGTCCTCGCCCTGGACCCACACCTCCCCGGCGACGCTCGCGTCGCCGACAGGCGTGCCGCAGACGGCGTCGGTGCCGGTGATGGCCGCGGCGTTGGCGGTCGTGGCCGCGCGGGCGTCGTACTCCTTGCCGAGGACCTTGCGCAGCGGGCCGTCGTCGACGAACGCGGCGAGGTCGAGCGGCTCCTCAAGGACGCCGATCTGTCGCAGGAACGGCACGTCGTGCTCCAGGGCGGCGACCTGGCTGTCCTTGATGGTGGTGTCGAAGGTCGAGATCCCGTTGCGGCCGTTGTACAGGTAGACCACCTCGACCGGGAGGCCGGTCGCCTCGGCCACGAGCTCGGCCGCCTCGACGGGATGCTGGTGCAGGTAGTCGGTCGCGTCCGCCTGGGCCGCGAGGAAGGCCTGGACCACCTCGGGGTGCTCGGACTCGAACTGGTTGCGCACGACCGTGCCGTGCAGCGTGGGCAGGTCGAGCCGGCCGCCGTCGTAGACGAGGCGCGCGTCGTCGCGGAAGGCGAGCAGGCCGGGCCAGGCGACGAACTGGGACACGGCGTCGACCGAACCGCCCTGGAGCGAGGAGGCGCCGACCGCGGGGTCCTGGTTCTCGACCTTGATCGCGTCGGGCGCCAGACCGGCCTGCTCGATGGCCTGGACGAGGGTGCCGTGGCCGGCGGAGCCGACGCTGGCGGACACCTCGCCACCGGCGAGGTCCTCCAGGGTGCGGACCTTCGAGTCGGCGCCGACCACGACGCCGTTGAGCGCTCCGTGCGGGTTGTAGCCGGTGACCGCGACCATCGACGTGCCGTCCTCCCCCGTGCCGGCACGGGAGCCGTTGATGAGCAGCGGGTAGTCGCCCATCGAGCCGATGTCGATCTTGCCGGCCACCATCTGCGCGGTGATCGGCGCGCCGGTGTCGTAGTCCTGCCACTCCACCCGGAGGTCCGGGTCGATCTTTCGCAGCCGCTCCTCGAAGTAGCCGCGCTCACGCAGCAGCGTGCCTGCGGTGACGGTGTTGATGGTCTTCGACTGGTAGCCGATGACGATGGTCTCGCCGCTCGCCTCCGCCCCGCCGACCGCGCACGCGCTGAGTCCCGGGGCGAGCAGGCCGAGGGCGGCGACGGCGCCAAGGGTCTTCTTCATGATCGGGTCCTTCATCGCAGCAGGTAGGGGATGTTGACGGTCACCGCGCCGGTCGGGCAGCGGTCGGCACACGGGCCGCAGTACCAGCACTCGTCGACGTGCATGTAGGCCTTGTTCGTCTCCGGGTCGATCGCGAGCGCGTCGAGCGGGCAGACCTCGACGCAGAGGTTGCAGCCCTCGATGCACTTGGCCTGGTCGACCTCGACGGCGACGTCGAAGCGCAGGTCCACGAGCCGGGGCCGGTACGACGCCTGCCCGGTCGCGGTGCCGTCCGAGGCGCCCTCCGTGCAACCGGCCCGGGTCATCCCACGACCTCCCCGGTCGGGCGCACGACGCTGCCGCGCATGGTCACCCGGTCTCCGCGGAACCGGATGAACTCCAGGTCGACCGGGCGCCCTCCGAGGTGCGCGAGCCGCTCCAGCATGAGCAGTGGCGAGCCCGGCGCGACGCCGAGCGTGGCCGCCGAGTGGCGGTCGGCGGCGACCGCCTCCATCACCAGGTCGGCCTTCTGCAGCCGCTCCCCCGAGAACTCCTCGAGCAGCGCGAAGACGTCGTTGCCGGTGAGGTCGGCGTCGAGCAGGCGCTCCCCGAGGTCGGCCACCACGTAGGTGAGGTCGAGCGAGAGCGGGACGCCGTCGACGAGGCGGCGGCGCTCGAGGTAGAGCACCGGGTCGCCGGGCACGATCCGCAGCCGCGCGGCGATGGCCTCGGGGGTCGGCACCAGCTGGGCGACCCGGACCTCGTTGACGACGGCGCCGTGGCCCACGAGGGTCTCGGCCAGGCCCTGCAGGTGGTCGATGCTGTGGGGGTACTTGGCCTCGACGGGCGTCGTACCGACACCGGGGACACGACGCAGCAGACCGTCCGCGTTGAGCAGTGCGAGCGCCTCACGCACGGTGTTCCGGGAGACCGCGAAGTCAGCCACGATGTCCGCCTCGCTCGGGAACGGGGCGTCGCGGAGCTCGCCGTGCAGAATCTGGAAGCGCAGGGCGTCCGCGACCTGGCGGGCGCGGTCCGCCCGGCAGCGGAGGTCGCCATCAGTGGGAGTGGTGGTCACGCCCGAAACTGTAGTTATTCGATTGACTTATCGAAAAGACGTTCCCGAAACGCCACCCGAAAAACTTCGAAGGGGCCGCTGACCTGCACAGATGCATTGCCCGGCAGGCGTTGCGCCACCTCCCCAGCGGGTCGCGGAACCCGGATCAGGCGTCCGGCGCCAGCCCGAACACCGCACCGAACAGCCGCTCGCAGCGGGCGCTCATCTCGTCGGGCGCCATCCCGGGGTGGTCGCACCACCAGGTCACCAGCGAGCCGAAGACCGTGCCCCACACCGTCGTCATCGCGTCGAGGTCGAGTGCGTCGTCGTCGCCGGACAGCGCGAGCAGCTCGCCGACGCCCTCGCGGGCCAGCTCCTCCAGGCGGCGCCGGTAGGCACCCATCAGCTCCCCGGGCCCGTCGGCGAGCGGCGCGGTCGGATCGGTGGCGACGCGCCAGGCCCAGGTGCGGCCGTCGAGGACGCGGAAGACGCCGTCGAGCGTCGCGACCGCCCGCGCCAGGCCGACGA
This genomic interval from Nocardioides kongjuensis contains the following:
- a CDS encoding TetR/AcrR family transcriptional regulator, whose protein sequence is MTSSPRRSGTKGVARADREQQILEVAGRVFGERGFAATSVADVAHEAGISKPLIYNYFGSKEGLFERCLREASDLLIGEIERTAALGVVGLARAVATLDGVFRVLDGRTWAWRVATDPTAPLADGPGELMGAYRRRLEELAREGVGELLALSGDDDALDLDAMTTVWGTVFGSLVTWWCDHPGMAPDEMSARCERLFGAVFGLAPDA
- a CDS encoding ABC transporter substrate-binding protein, which produces MKKTLGAVAALGLLAPGLSACAVGGAEASGETIVIGYQSKTINTVTAGTLLRERGYFEERLRKIDPDLRVEWQDYDTGAPITAQMVAGKIDIGSMGDYPLLINGSRAGTGEDGTSMVAVTGYNPHGALNGVVVGADSKVRTLEDLAGGEVSASVGSAGHGTLVQAIEQAGLAPDAIKVENQDPAVGASSLQGGSVDAVSQFVAWPGLLAFRDDARLVYDGGRLDLPTLHGTVVRNQFESEHPEVVQAFLAAQADATDYLHQHPVEAAELVAEATGLPVEVVYLYNGRNGISTFDTTIKDSQVAALEHDVPFLRQIGVLEEPLDLAAFVDDGPLRKVLGKEYDARAATTANAAAITGTDAVCGTPVGDASVAGEVWVQGEDEPRPVADPACLLRNVAAVRAEGGTVRASYVPDAVTGTRWFADRMTWLSDGEKLLPFATVESRDEYAKAHPGTKQLTFDQALGAVR
- a CDS encoding ABC transporter permease subunit encodes the protein MTTQLETPAATAHAPAQLVPVTTPRRGRRPGEAARRARRWGLRLASVTAAVLVWELLTERDVVLWLRFNRIPGPVEVFDAFRVQLGTSLYYQDLLQSVVRILSGFAIASVLGIGLGVLLARSGLLADLLQPLLEIARPIPAIALVPVAILLFPTNEQGIVFITATAAFFPILVSTRHAVRALPTVWEDALLTMGASRLQVLRNVVLPGIVPGVFGGLSVGMGVAWICVISAEMISGDFGLGYRTWQAYTIVDYPHVLVGMLSIGAIGWATSGVVELVGRRMTRWLSSAQKESL
- a CDS encoding 4Fe-4S dicluster domain-containing protein, coding for MTRAGCTEGASDGTATGQASYRPRLVDLRFDVAVEVDQAKCIEGCNLCVEVCPLDALAIDPETNKAYMHVDECWYCGPCADRCPTGAVTVNIPYLLR
- a CDS encoding UTRA domain-containing protein, with the translated sequence MTTTPTDGDLRCRADRARQVADALRFQILHGELRDAPFPSEADIVADFAVSRNTVREALALLNADGLLRRVPGVGTTPVEAKYPHSIDHLQGLAETLVGHGAVVNEVRVAQLVPTPEAIAARLRIVPGDPVLYLERRRLVDGVPLSLDLTYVVADLGERLLDADLTGNDVFALLEEFSGERLQKADLVMEAVAADRHSAATLGVAPGSPLLMLERLAHLGGRPVDLEFIRFRGDRVTMRGSVVRPTGEVVG
- a CDS encoding ABC transporter ATP-binding protein, producing the protein MSAVPTAVPAVQARDLSLGYAGEAILEGVDLEVAPGEILVVLGHSGCGKSTLLRAVVGLVRPLSGELLAGGRPVRGTAAERTLVFQEDALLPWRSARRNVELGLALQGVSRAERGRRATDWLERVGLGRYADRLPGQLSGGMRQRVQLARALATEPSVICMDEPFGALDAQTRASMQRLLIDAWQASRCTVVFVTHDVDEAIRLGDRIVVLGREGVVSEHRVEHPRDTDRPPGPDFRAELIASLGRTQSLAPIQEGTHVA